The following proteins come from a genomic window of Alosa sapidissima isolate fAloSap1 chromosome 20, fAloSap1.pri, whole genome shotgun sequence:
- the dele1 gene encoding death ligand signal enhancer isoform X2: protein MWRVQGIVGRVLYRWHSNAPLRLTQGPHREDEVINTSSLLSTNFHSDKDNREDGEERRRKRTSQFYYTGLPRYTALDAVGLGAAAVLLMQICKRIHLQFTSVVSRQQDLTRHVLPGALSLNRHRGALKTLDQSSSSSSTASEYCDQQGALLSQESALSEESFADASLLRKKAKPEKQKEQISQDSLTPEEKLTEATENLKHVADTSVPVILNIIGLESAKAGDYEAAFSCFLAAAQHRYSKAQFNVGVCYEKGRGVQKNLNKALQFYRRAAAAGHMQAQYRCAKLLLSSRRQQRAEDLDTAITLLQSAAAAGLTEAQLYLGVLFSQDSTRDEGKAVQYLRMAAQSGDSAGLLYLGQCYEHGIGVNRCLGTAANLYMQSAAAGNQRARGVLTTLCDREDRVLHSIRSAPCFSALDGMTLGSVLSDVFRETGPGQQQVSDWPVQPLPHSWSTGSLRVPPTHLYPLSSADNAASKWTIGVG from the exons ATGTGGCGAGTACAAGGCATTGTCGGCAGGG TTCTGTATCGTTGGCACAGCAACGCACCCCTTCGGCTGACGCAGGGTCCCCATCGTGAGGATGAAGTCATTAACACCTCTAGCCTCCTGTCCACCAACTTCCACTCAGACAAAGACAATAG GGAggatggggaggagaggaggaggaaacggACGTCTCAGTTCTACTACACTGGGCTGCCCCGATACACAGCACTGGATGCTGTGGGCTTG GGTGCAGCAGCGGTTCTCCTCATGCAGATCTGCAAACGGATCCACTTGCAGTTCACTTCTGTGG TTTCTAGACAGCAGGACTTGACAAGGCATGTTCTGCCGGGTGCACTGAGCCTAAACCGTCATAGGGGGGCGCTAAAGACACTTGACCaaagctccagctccagcagcaCAGCCTCTGAGTACTGTGACCAGCAGGGGGCACTACTGAGTCAAGAGTCAGCACTATCAG AGGAGTCGTTTGCAGATGCCAGCCTACTCCGCAAGAAAGCCAAACCTGAAAAGCAGAAAGAACAG ATTTCACAGGATTCTCTCACGCCGGAGGAGAAACTGACGGAGGCTACAGAGAACCTGAAACATGTGGCAGACACTAGCGTTCCAGTTATTCTCAATATCATTG gTCTGGAGAGTGCGAAGGCAGGTGATTACGAGGCTGCGTTCTCATGTTTCCTGGCCGCTGCTCAGCATCGCTACAGTAAAGCCCAGTTCAACGTTGGCGTCTGCTACGAGAAGGGCAGAGGAGTCCAGAAGAACCTTAACAAG gcgCTGCAGTTCTACAggcgagcagcagcagcaggccacATGCAGGCTCAGTATCGCTGTGCCAAACTCCTCCTGAGCAGCAGGAGGCAGCAGAGGGCAGAGGACCTGGACACGGCCATCACATTACTGCAGAGCGCCGCGGCCGCTGGCCTCACAGAG GCTCAGTTGTACCTGGGGGTGCTGTTCTCTCAGGATTCCACCAGAGACGAGGGCAAGGCTGTCCAGTACCTCCGCATGGCCGCACAGAGTGGG gACAGTGCAGGACTGCTGTACCTGGGTCAGTGTTATGAGCACGGCATCGGAGTGAATCGGTGTCTGGGCACCGCAGCCAACCTCTACATGCAGTCGGCAGCGGCAGGGAACCAGCGGGCCAGGGGTGTGCTGACCACTCTGTGTGATCGAGAAG ACCGCGTTCTGCATTCCATCCGGTCTGCTCCCTGCTTTTCTGCGCTGGACGGGATGACTTTAGGCTCGGTGCTTTCTGATGTGTTCCGAGAGACGGGCCCAGGTCAACAACAGGTTTCTGATTGGCCAGTCCAGCCTCTGCCTCACTCGTGGAGCACGGGCAGCCTTAGGGTCCCGCCTACTCACCTCTACCCACTCTCAAGTGCTGACAACGCAGCCAGCAAATGGACCATAGGAGTGGGATAA
- the bicc2 gene encoding bicaudal C homolog 2, whose translation MATTEEQIALCPDGPEQSAPDTGPGPDHSQSEARHQQAPLDRDEEEEEEEEEEEGANSVPGSESASPEHPDPDWVEERFRIDRKKLETMLYTPKDGKGLTGEEFFEKVMKETNTQVKWPSKLKIGAKSKKDPHVKVEGKKENVQQAKKKILELLETKVNKVTLKMDVTHTEHSHVIGKGGGNIKKVMELTLCHIHFPDSNRHNATGEKSNQVSIAGPVEGVEEARRRIRDLQPLVLTFDLPVNLISGVLPDAGSPVIQHVAQAFGVSVSFRAQPKLYCSSCVVRGLQGNSTAVKKATCVLMELLLGPEAAVSGATPVSAQLDVTSQQHLFLLGQNGANFLSVMHQTQTQIVLPDLSAPQSAPSLLIQGNADGVCLARQQLMDCLPVCLMFDMKEDGETDPRKLAQMMQSLGVFISVKPKVKQAAKSAVVKGLERNIASVYEARRLLLGLDSSEGSGTTKPICDPLLAGNGLASYWLNMLMQQLRLNDTGVVPSSDGGISSLLPVKPRPSPPPGLSSPSEEGRMGGLRGTDSKLEKIPENEDQPVLSEGEDAGHQKTPEFTDVMEVVVRTAGSVRRASLSDAYRDLSHARLLRAEMEPLNRRHDRRCSLRFTPSLETCSNASNNEDEYHDYERKKQLANQAMQKKPVVTEVRTPTDTWSGLGFSKSMPAEALKELRSVSRRSYRSYLGSQQPSWTQASVKDRMCNGSDSENWRERRGSASSASSATSSSPSSSSSSSPSYSSPATSSSLFGSAASRGHVDKPSESNSNCGHHFEVMSSAGRPGTGGAPGHLPEPDDDLPELLSQLGLAKYIDVFQQQEIDFQTFLTLSDEDLKEVGVLTFGARRKMLLAITDLNKNKKKGLEPPAVKAGYLEGGASGRLPRIVDVDIAAQSNHW comes from the exons ATGGCCACCACAGAGGAGCAGATCGCTCTCTGTCCAGATGGACCCGAACAGTCTGCGCCTGATACCGGGCCAGGGCCTGACCACAGCCAAAGTGAAGCCCGGCACCAGCAGGCACCGCTCGacagggatgaggaggaagaagaggaggaggaggaagaagaaggagCAAACTCAGTGCCCGGGTCGGAATCCGCAAGTCCGGAACATCCCGACCCAGACTGGGTGGAAGAACGGTTCCGGATTGACCGGAAGAAACTTGAGACGATGCTCTACA CTCCTAAGGATGGGAAAGGGCTGACAGGAGAAGAGTTCTTTGAAAAG GTGATGAAGGAAACTAACACCCAGGTGAAATGGCCTTCGAAACTCAAAATTGGAGCCAAGTCAAAGAAAG ACCCCCATGTTAAAgtggaaggaaaaaaagaaaatgtgcaaCAGGCAAAAAAGAAGATTCTGGAACTTCTTGAGACAAAG GTCAACAAGGTCACCCTAAAAATGGATGTCACTCACACTGAACACTCTCACGTCATTGGTAAAGGAGGCGGGAACATCAAGAAAGTGATGGAGCTCACACTGTGTCACATCCACTTCCCCGACTCCAACCGTCACAATGCCACCGGGGAAAAGAGCAATCAG GTTTCTATTGCTGGCCCAGTTGAAGGAGTGGAGGAGGCCAGGAGAAGAATACGT GATCTGCAGCCGCTGgtcctgacctttgacctgccgGTGAACCTGATTTCCGGAGTGCTGCCTGACGCGGGCTCGCCGGTGATTCAGCACGTTGCCCAGGCGTTTGGCGTGAGTGTGAGCTTCCGGGCGCAGCCCAAGCTCTACTGCAGCAGCTGTGTGGTGCGTGGTCTGCAAGGCAACAGCACTGCCGTCAAg aagGCCACCTGCGTACTGATGGAGCTGCTGTTGGGGCCCGAGGCCGCCGTCTCCGGGGCAACGCCGGTGAGCGCGCAGCTGGATGTGACCTCGCAGCAGCACCTCTTCCTCCTTGGCCAGAACGGCGCCAACTTCCTGAGCGTCATGCACCAGACGCAGACCCAGATCGTGTTGCCCGACCTCAGCGCCCCACAGAGTGCCCCCTCGCTCCTCATCCAGGGCAACGCCGACGGCGTCTGCCTGGCACGCCAGCAGCTCATG GACTGCCTGCCGGTGTGCCTGATGTTTGACATGAAGGAGGACGGGGAGACGGACCCGAGGAAGCTGGCCCAGATGATGCAGAGCCTCGGGGTCTTCATTAGTGTCAAGCCCAAGGTCAAACAGGCGGCCAAG TCTGCGGTGGTAAAGGGCCTGGAGAGGAACATTGCCAGTGTGTATGAGGCCAGGCGCCTGCTGCTGGGGCTGGACTCCAGCGAGGGCTCTGGGACAACCAAGCCCATTTGTGACCCTCTGCTGGCTGGCAACGGCCTGGCCAGCTACTGGCTCAACATGCTAATGCAACAGCTGCGCCTGAATGacactg GTGTAGTGCCCTCTTCTGATGGCGGGATTAGCTCGCTGTTGCCAGTTAAGCCACGCCCTTCACCTCCACCTGGTCTCTCGTCGCCGTCAGAAGAGGGGAGGATGGGAGGGCTGAGGGGAACGGACTCCAAATTGGAGAAG ATCCCTGAAAATGAGGACCAGCCCGTCTTATCAGAGGGTGAGGACGCCGGTCATCAGAAGACTCCGGAATTCACCGATGTCATGGAGGTTGTCGTGAGGACAGCAGGGTCAGTCAGAAGAGCCAGCCTATCAGATGCCTACAGAGACCTGAGCCATGCGAG ACTCCTGAGGGCCGAGATGGAGCCACTGAACAGGAGGCACGACAGGCGATGCAGCCTGAGGTTCACCCCCTCTCTGGAGACATGCTCAAACGCCAGCAACAACGAG GATGAATACCATGACTATGAGAGGAAGAAACAGCTCGCAAACCAAG CTATGCAGAAGAAGCCGGTGGTGACGGAGGTGCGCACCCCCACAGACACCTGGAGTGGCCTGGGCTTCTCCAAGTCCATGCCGGCCGAGGCCCTCAAGGAGCTGCGCTCCGTCAGTCGCCGCTCCTACCGCTCCTACCTGGGCagccagcag ccatCATGGACACAGGCAAGTGTAAAGGATCGGATGTGTAACGGCAGCGACTCCGAGAACTGGAGAGAGCGGCGAGGCTCGGCATCATCAGCGTCTTCTGCCACTTCTTCGTCAccttcatcctcatcatcctcctctccctcctactCATCCCCCGCTACCTCCAGCTCACTATTTGGGTCTGCAGCAAGCAGAGGGCATGTTGACAAACCCT CTGAGAGCAACTCCAACTGCGGCCACCATTTTGAGGTGATGTCCTCAGCAGGCAGACCTGGGACAGGTGGAGCCCCGGGCCACCTCCCCGAGCCGGACGATGACCTTCCTGAGCTGCTGAGCCAGCTGGGTCTGGCCAAATACATTGATGTGTTTCAGCAGCaggag ATTGATTTTCAGACATTTCTGACCCTGTCAGATGAGGACCTGAAAGAAGTGGGTGTGTTGACGTTTGGCGCACGGAGAAAGATGCTTCTGGCTATCACAG ACCTTAATAAAAATAAGAAGAAAGGACTGGAGCCACCCGCAGTGAAGGCGGGGTACCTGGAGGGTGGGGCCAGTGGGCGACTGCCTCGAATCGTGGATGTGGACATAGCGGCTCAGAGCAACCATTGGTGA
- the dele1 gene encoding death ligand signal enhancer isoform X1, producing the protein MWRVQGIVGRVLYRWHSNAPLRLTQGPHREDEVINTSSLLSTNFHSDKDNREDGEERRRKRTSQFYYTGLPRYTALDAVGLGAAAVLLMQICKRIHLQFTSVGEQNPRPTQHKEPGLIRKCGYRILLEIISRQQDLTRHVLPGALSLNRHRGALKTLDQSSSSSSTASEYCDQQGALLSQESALSEESFADASLLRKKAKPEKQKEQISQDSLTPEEKLTEATENLKHVADTSVPVILNIIGLESAKAGDYEAAFSCFLAAAQHRYSKAQFNVGVCYEKGRGVQKNLNKALQFYRRAAAAGHMQAQYRCAKLLLSSRRQQRAEDLDTAITLLQSAAAAGLTEAQLYLGVLFSQDSTRDEGKAVQYLRMAAQSGDSAGLLYLGQCYEHGIGVNRCLGTAANLYMQSAAAGNQRARGVLTTLCDREDRVLHSIRSAPCFSALDGMTLGSVLSDVFRETGPGQQQVSDWPVQPLPHSWSTGSLRVPPTHLYPLSSADNAASKWTIGVG; encoded by the exons ATGTGGCGAGTACAAGGCATTGTCGGCAGGG TTCTGTATCGTTGGCACAGCAACGCACCCCTTCGGCTGACGCAGGGTCCCCATCGTGAGGATGAAGTCATTAACACCTCTAGCCTCCTGTCCACCAACTTCCACTCAGACAAAGACAATAG GGAggatggggaggagaggaggaggaaacggACGTCTCAGTTCTACTACACTGGGCTGCCCCGATACACAGCACTGGATGCTGTGGGCTTG GGTGCAGCAGCGGTTCTCCTCATGCAGATCTGCAAACGGATCCACTTGCAGTTCACTTCTGTGGGTGAGCAGAACCCCAGGCCGACACAGCACAAGGAACCGGGGCTCATTCGGAAGTGTGGTTACCGGATTCTGCTAGAAATCA TTTCTAGACAGCAGGACTTGACAAGGCATGTTCTGCCGGGTGCACTGAGCCTAAACCGTCATAGGGGGGCGCTAAAGACACTTGACCaaagctccagctccagcagcaCAGCCTCTGAGTACTGTGACCAGCAGGGGGCACTACTGAGTCAAGAGTCAGCACTATCAG AGGAGTCGTTTGCAGATGCCAGCCTACTCCGCAAGAAAGCCAAACCTGAAAAGCAGAAAGAACAG ATTTCACAGGATTCTCTCACGCCGGAGGAGAAACTGACGGAGGCTACAGAGAACCTGAAACATGTGGCAGACACTAGCGTTCCAGTTATTCTCAATATCATTG gTCTGGAGAGTGCGAAGGCAGGTGATTACGAGGCTGCGTTCTCATGTTTCCTGGCCGCTGCTCAGCATCGCTACAGTAAAGCCCAGTTCAACGTTGGCGTCTGCTACGAGAAGGGCAGAGGAGTCCAGAAGAACCTTAACAAG gcgCTGCAGTTCTACAggcgagcagcagcagcaggccacATGCAGGCTCAGTATCGCTGTGCCAAACTCCTCCTGAGCAGCAGGAGGCAGCAGAGGGCAGAGGACCTGGACACGGCCATCACATTACTGCAGAGCGCCGCGGCCGCTGGCCTCACAGAG GCTCAGTTGTACCTGGGGGTGCTGTTCTCTCAGGATTCCACCAGAGACGAGGGCAAGGCTGTCCAGTACCTCCGCATGGCCGCACAGAGTGGG gACAGTGCAGGACTGCTGTACCTGGGTCAGTGTTATGAGCACGGCATCGGAGTGAATCGGTGTCTGGGCACCGCAGCCAACCTCTACATGCAGTCGGCAGCGGCAGGGAACCAGCGGGCCAGGGGTGTGCTGACCACTCTGTGTGATCGAGAAG ACCGCGTTCTGCATTCCATCCGGTCTGCTCCCTGCTTTTCTGCGCTGGACGGGATGACTTTAGGCTCGGTGCTTTCTGATGTGTTCCGAGAGACGGGCCCAGGTCAACAACAGGTTTCTGATTGGCCAGTCCAGCCTCTGCCTCACTCGTGGAGCACGGGCAGCCTTAGGGTCCCGCCTACTCACCTCTACCCACTCTCAAGTGCTGACAACGCAGCCAGCAAATGGACCATAGGAGTGGGATAA